The segment CGCCAGGTGCTGCATTCATACGCCATCGTCGTTTCCTCTCTCAACGCGGGTTGTGCGGCGCCGGGGCCGCGCTCAGCCGGCGGATGCCTTGAGGGCTTCCAGTTCCTCCTCGATCTCGGCGTCGGCCCCGAGCCGGGCGAATTCCTCTTCCAGGGAGGGACGCCGCCCGTAATTCACCAAGTCGGCCTCGGCCTCCATGCGCTCGATGCGGTGTTCGAATTCGTTGAAACGCTCCATGGCGCGCGACGTGTCGAGCCGCCGCAACTGGTGCTGGGCGCGGTGGTGCTGCCCCGCGCGCACATGGCGCTGCACAAGCAGGCGCTTCTTCTCGATGACCAGCTTCAGCTTGGCCTCGAGCGCGTCGATGTCCTGCTGATAGTGGGCGAGCATGGCATCGGTCTGCGCCAGCTCCTGCTCGAGCGCGCCGGCGCGCGAAGCATACCGCCGCTTCTCGACCAGGGCTTCGCGGGCCAGATCGTCGCGGTCTTTGCCGACCGCCATCCGCGCCCGGTCGCCCCAGGCTTGCGCGCGCTCGCGCACG is part of the Candidatus Hydrogenedentota bacterium genome and harbors:
- a CDS encoding PspA/IM30 family protein, whose product is MGVFTRTRDIVNSNVNAMLDRAENPDKMIRLMAREIEETLGRVTAARNGTLAARRDAELELGRVRERAQAWGDRARMAVGKDRDDLAREALVEKRRYASRAGALEQELAQTDAMLAHYQQDIDALEAKLKLVIEKKRLLVQRHVRAGQHHRAQHQLRRLDTSRAMERFNEFEHRIERMEAEADLVNYGRRPSLEEEFARLGADAEIEEELEALKASAG